A segment of the Molothrus ater isolate BHLD 08-10-18 breed brown headed cowbird chromosome 28, BPBGC_Mater_1.1, whole genome shotgun sequence genome:
CTCCGGCGGCGCGGCGGTGGAGTGTCccccccacccacccacccacccaccccgGGCAGCTCCtcgcgggggcggcgcgggcggccCCGCATCGTCGGGACCCCCGGCAGGCAGCGCCGCATATGCGGGGTGGAAGCCGCGAGGGGAAGGGGGGGAGCGAGGCGTGGAGGAACTGGCGCATCCCCGCTCCCCGGAGCATCCCCCGGAGCATCCCCCGGTGCATCCCCGGGCCCTCCCGGCTTACCCTGCCCCGCTTCTCTCGCACTTTGCAGATAATGTTATGGACATTGGCTTAGCGAACGAAAAGGCCGGTCAGGAATTGTCCTCCTACTCGGGCACTTTTCAACCCGCCCCGGGCAACAAGACTGTCACCTACCTTGGGAAATTCGCTTTTGACTCGCCCTCCAACTGGTGCCAGGACAACATCATCAGCCTGATGAGCGCCGGCATCCTGGGGGTGCCGCCGTCCTCGGGCGCGCTCACCAGCACGCAGAGCTCGGCGGGCAGCATGGGGCCGCCGCAGGGCGAGGTGGACCAGATGTACCCCGCGCTGCCGCCCTACTCCTCCTGCAGTGACCTCTACCCAGAGCCCGTCTCGTTCCACGACCCCCAGAGCAACCCTGGCCTCACCTACTCCCCCCAGGATTACCAGGCGGCCAAGCCCGCCTTGGACAGCAACCTCTTCCCCATGATCCCAGACTATAACCTCTACCACCACCCCAATGACATGGGCACCATCACGGAGCACAAACCCTTCCAGAGCTTGGACCCCATCCGCGTCAACCCGCCCCCCATAACCCCGCTGGAGACCATCAAGGCCTTCAAGGACAAGCAGATCCACCCGGGTTTCGGGGGGCTGCCGCAGCCGCCCCTCACGCTCAAGCCCATCCGACCCCGCAAGTATCCCAACCGGCCCAGCAAGACGCCGCTGCACGAGCGGCCCCACGCCTGCCCGGCCGAGGGCTGCGACCGCCGCTTCTCCCGCTCCGACGAGCTCACCCGTCACCTCCGCATCCACACGGGCCACAAGCCCTTCCAGTGCCGCATCTGCATGCGGAGCTTCAGCCGCAGCGACCACCTCACCACCCACATCCGCACCCACACCGGCGAGAAGCCCTTCGCCTGCGAGTTCTGCGGCCGCAAGTTCGCCCGCTCCGACGAGCGCAAGCGGCACGCCAAGATCCACCTcaagcagaaggagaagaaggcCGAGAAGGGCTCGGGTGTGCAGccccccgccgcgccccccgccgccACCGCCACCACCTCGCCCCCCGTCGCCCTCGCCCCCGCCGTCACCACGTGCGCTTGAGGGATTGTGGGGGGCGGCGCGGTGGcaccccttctcctccccttgCCCTCGGCACCGCTCCGGGGGGAACCCCACGGTGTTCAGGATACCGGGGTTGTGCTGCGACGGGTCCGCTCTGCCCGCACCCGGATTGACCGGGTCCAGGCTGCCCGCACCTGGATCCTGCCTGCACTTGGATCGATGGGACCCGCACTGCCCGCACCCGGATTGCCCGGACTCGCGCTGCCCGCGCTGGGATTGCTCGCAGCACCTGGATCCcggctgcctgctcctgcaccttCCACATCCCGGCTGCTTCCACCTGCAccgcccgggccgggcccccGCACCTCCCGGATCCCGGCCGCCTGCTCCCGCACCTCCCGGATCCCGGCTGCCCGCACCCGCgccgcccgggccgggccgtcCGCACCCTCCTTGCCCGGCTCTCCCGGCTCCCTGCTCCCGCACCTGGATTACTCGCACCGCCCGGATCCCGGCTGGATTGCCCCATCCCGCCTCTCCCGCACCCCACGGCCCTCACCCGGCACCTCCCGGCTCCATCCCGCCCGCACCCGCCGGCCCGGCTCCGGGCTGCCCGGGCGGCCCACCCGGGAATGATCCCGGCTGACCTGGATCCCGGGGCTCGGTCCGACCCCCCCCCCTGCCGGGGCTGGCGGCTCCAGGATCGGCCCCCCCCGGTCCCGTCCTGCCCGGCTCCCCCGGGGCTGGGCGCTCCAGGATCCgtgaggggatggatggatggatggatggatggatggatggatggatggatggatggatggatggatggatggatggatggacggagCTGATCTGGCTCCTCTCCTCGCTGGGCCTGGAGCCCCCGTTGCTCCCCCcggccccgtgtcccccccgtgtccccaagcACCGGCTCCCCGTGTTGGAGGTAAGAGGGCTCAGCCCCcgagccaggctgggggggcGGGGGCGGCTCTGCGGGTCCCCCCAACtccggggggcggcggggagcgATGTCCCGGCAGcagcttttgggtttgttttcttatttttgttttcttttcctttttatttttttttctttgttttcagcagaagggaaattctttacagaaatacagggaaaaaaaaaaaagcaccccAGTATTTTGCTGAATACTTTTTATAATGtg
Coding sequences within it:
- the EGR3 gene encoding early growth response protein 3 isoform X2 encodes the protein MDIGLANEKAGQELSSYSGTFQPAPGNKTVTYLGKFAFDSPSNWCQDNIISLMSAGILGVPPSSGALTSTQSSAGSMGPPQGEVDQMYPALPPYSSCSDLYPEPVSFHDPQSNPGLTYSPQDYQAAKPALDSNLFPMIPDYNLYHHPNDMGTITEHKPFQSLDPIRVNPPPITPLETIKAFKDKQIHPGFGGLPQPPLTLKPIRPRKYPNRPSKTPLHERPHACPAEGCDRRFSRSDELTRHLRIHTGHKPFQCRICMRSFSRSDHLTTHIRTHTGEKPFACEFCGRKFARSDERKRHAKIHLKQKEKKAEKGSGVQPPAAPPAATATTSPPVALAPAVTTCA
- the EGR3 gene encoding early growth response protein 3 isoform X1; amino-acid sequence: MTGKLLEKLPGTMNTLMNQLPDNLYPEEIPNSLNIFSSTSDSVAHYNQMAADNVMDIGLANEKAGQELSSYSGTFQPAPGNKTVTYLGKFAFDSPSNWCQDNIISLMSAGILGVPPSSGALTSTQSSAGSMGPPQGEVDQMYPALPPYSSCSDLYPEPVSFHDPQSNPGLTYSPQDYQAAKPALDSNLFPMIPDYNLYHHPNDMGTITEHKPFQSLDPIRVNPPPITPLETIKAFKDKQIHPGFGGLPQPPLTLKPIRPRKYPNRPSKTPLHERPHACPAEGCDRRFSRSDELTRHLRIHTGHKPFQCRICMRSFSRSDHLTTHIRTHTGEKPFACEFCGRKFARSDERKRHAKIHLKQKEKKAEKGSGVQPPAAPPAATATTSPPVALAPAVTTCA